The following is a genomic window from Salarias fasciatus chromosome 10, fSalaFa1.1, whole genome shotgun sequence.
AAATTAGGTTAATCTGAAGTGACAGATTTCACATCAaatccagagagtccagagggAAGCTTAAGCTTTATTTTGCCAGTTTACATCTTATCTGAGGCGAAAATGCTGGAAGTGCGGAGTCAGCTAAAAATCTCAACAAAGGGCTCTGTGATAAAAGGAGTAACAGCCTAAAAGAGGCTTTTATCTTTGGAACGGAAACAACACATGTTTGCTTCGAGCATTGCTGCTATTGAATACAAAACAACTTCTGAATAAAATCACTGGAAAAATCCAAATATTCTAACAAACTTAGAAagtatttcacattttacaaagcgcacgttaaaaaaaaactaaaacaaacaatgTTTGAGCGAAGTTGTAGATTATATATAATATGATAAAGTGAtgaaattcaaagaaaagtAATAATGATGGCTATTTATAGTAATTGAACACAGTTACTGAGAATAGCGAGAAaaccgagtgtgtgtgcgcctgcgtgcgtgtgtgtgttcaaggaTAAGGTTACAAAGATGTGAAGTTACAGGTCAAAACAGGTCCTCgaatgtgaaagaaaagaaaaaaagaaagaaagaaatagagCTGGGACCCTTgccagctgagagagagagagagaggcactgTGCATTGCTGAACAGTAGCCAAGCACTCCAGGGTAACAAGAGAATCAGCCAGAAACTTTTTGCTTAATGTTTTGTCCTTTTAGTCAAACCGGTGTGTGACTTAACTCACTTACAGCCAAATTCATTCCATTATGAGACATTCCTATGTGGATTTTACAGTATTCTCTCATTCAAGACATGACATTGACAAGTAATCTTGATAACAGTGCACAGCTTAGTGACTCAAGCTTGCTGGGAAATGTTGCCTACaagttctttaaaaaacaaaaaacaaaaaatttgtTTGAAAccttcctctgagctgctgtgaaaCTCCCAGCAGCTCCCACTGAGTTGTTCGGTCGCTTTATTGTCCCAGTTGCACCTACTGTAGCTGTCACTCACAGGAGAAGAATAAAACACCATGACTACTGCAGTAAACAGGCTTTAAGCAGCTCATTTcatagtctctctctctctctctctctctctctcacacacacacacactcacagtgtgCAGAAATGTAGACAGTTCAGACACAGTCAGCTTGTGCAACATTTGCTTCTTTTTCGACTCATAAGGTAAGTAATGAAGGAAATTCTTCAGAGCAGCTATTGGAATTCCAGATTTTCACAACCTTCTATCTACAAATGAAAACCTTTTACCCGTGGCAGCTTTCAGAGTCTTTGTACCATCAGACATTATCGATTTCAATCTTCTTTTAAAGCCAGTGATCCTGGAGCCAAGAGACAAAATGTTCTTCGAAAATGCCAACCTGCAACGCCCCCGTCGACACCACGAATTCTTTCTGCGCTCTCGACCCTACCGGGGAGAGCCACCAGCAGTGGCAGGTAATGCTTTGCTGTTACTTCGTGCCTCAACCTCAGATGAACTTGTTGATGTTCTGAGATCATTGCCGACTTTTAGCTTTAGTGCTTCAGATCGATGTGTTTTCATCCATGGAAAACTTTGtaatgtctttttctttgttacTGATGACTTCAGGAAGCATTAAAAAGTTGATGTTCGGCTCCCATTATAAGAATAACCACAATAACATTGTACTGAAGTAGCCTCATTGTTTATGATCTGGTAAATTATGTCTGCACATTTGGTGGGAACCGatcctgaaacagaaatgagacCTGCGGGAATAGATGACATTCTTTATAAGTCAAAGCAAATGAGGTTTAAAGACGAAATAAATGAGCTTACATGTTCCCTGAACTGCAAATAGCAAAATCTCCCTGATTGGGCAGATTTCAGTAAAACAATTAGGGGAGGGAGTTTTTGTTAGTTGTAATCACCACAGCAGTGCCgctagaataaaaaaaaaagggaagaaagaattaaaaatgtttttttgcagCAGCAACATCAAAGTCTAACCTTTCTGAATGCTCTCATTTGAAGTCCAGTATTTCCATGACAGAGCACAGATATTATCTACAACCAGACGCTGTTAATACCCACTTTGCTGCCCGCACTGCCTGTTGTCTCCCCAGGACTGCTGCTGTACCCAGACACTCCTGCTAAAATGGAAACCACATCACGGGAGGCTTTCTGCTTCAGACCCATCCCACAACAGAACCGAGTGCAAGGTCGATCGCCCAATCTCACCCGAGACATAAAATacttttatgaatgaatgactgtaGAAGTGAGCAGCATTTCTATTTAATATGATGGGGaagtcagaaaaaaatgcaatacaCAATATATGATACTTTGGGGATTATGCTGGAGTAATAATTGATGTACCTCAAATAGAGCACACCGCCAAGAAAATATATATGCCAAGTTTTGCCAGGAAAAAAAACGAGTAATATATGAAGAGCAAAGctgaaatgcaaaagaaaagtttaaaaatcgTCCACCAAGGATTTTGTGATGTCTGTGGAGGGATGTATTGCAGATCAATGAATTTCATTCCCCAGATCCTCCTTTACTTTCCACAAATTTATGCAAGAGAACAAAGCAGAACAATTTGGTGCGATCCATGAAAGATGATAGCATCAGTGACTTTGTGTTGTATTACAGTAACAGCACATTTCAAGGTAACATAGTAAATGGATTGATTCCATCACTTTGGACCTTTAAGATACAGCAGATATTTCCACTTTGCAGATTCCTGTTCTCTGTCTGCTAACTCAGCTTGTTACATGGGCCTATTTGGAAAACAAAACCCTAGATCTGAAAGACAATGGAATGACTGATCTCAGCTTTCACATCTGTTTCTAATGAGACAATTAAGCTTGATGTAGCTTTTTAAACCTGGTTGTGGTTCCCCTTTAGGACACCTTAATGCCCCGGACACACAGCGAGACTTCCACCATTCTCGTTCCACATCCtcgagacagacagaaagacaaaacagcaaTGAGAGGGAGCCaggagaggatgatgaagaaGGGGACTGTGATCACATAAAGTCAGTAGCAGTGAAACAAAACCCTACAGCGATGCAGTCTCAGTATCAGAAGGActtccctcctccatcctcctgccGCAGGAGGCGAACACCGGCCCTCCCGCAGCCTGATAACATCGGCATTAACCCCGCTTTCAGGTAAGGGCCTGGTCAACATGACTGTGTCAACAAGCATGTAATCTGCTACTGTGTGCTCTGATTCACAGGATTGAGTTCAGGACTGTCCAGAGGGAGACTTACCCCGGCTGGCCTGTTGTGAATCCCAGGCTGGCTGGCAGGCAGAGAGCGGCTTCATCTGGACAACCCAACATGACTTTTTAGTGGGAGGTGATGAGATACAGTGCCTAAGAAACAAAGGTTGCATGTGTCctatttgttattttgttttatttgtttcctgtgtttgttgGAGTAACATCACATTGCTTTTGTCTAAGCTTCTTCAGGTGAAGATGTTATTAAAATGAATTACAATCCGAATAAACATAAAGGGATAATTATGGGATCGTTATCTCATCACTCTGGTTTTCAGTTCCATGATGCAGCAGTACTCTTCTACTTCAGCTCTTGACTCATCTTGATTTTGGACCAACGGGTGATGAATTTCCCAGCAGGAAGTCGATCTGGTGAGCTAATGGAGTCATAATgctgagacagaaaaaaaaaaccaacaggatGTGCAGTGAAGTCATTGGAAATAATGTAATAAGCTAATGCTCAATCCAGACCATTCAGGCTGAATATTGATGACTTCAGACGCGGTTGTGGTGAATTTGAGAGAAAACAATTCATCTGGTGAGTCACAACGGAAACTTTATCTGCTTTTAATGAGCGGGAAAAGACATTAACCTACATTTGCTCAAACACAAGAGTAATTACTGCATACTGTGATCTGATCAATCTGAGAATAAGCCAAAGGCTCATGTGCAATCTCAGATTGTctgttgtttttactgtaaaCACAACTAAAATCTTAGCATGCTGTAATAATGCTGAAATGTCTTAAGCATTGAAACAAGCCATAGTTGCAATATGACAGCTTTTATTGAAAAGTAGCTAAATTTGGTTTTCTTGGGATAtaaaaaaataccattcacAGCAGATGTTGCAAGGCATCCAAACTGTTCATCCAAGTTGTTGCATCAGTTTGAACCACTGATGAGAAGGTCGTGAAGCTTAGAATGCATTTCGAAACAACCGAATAGAATTATGAAACCCCAACAAGACCATCAGCAAGTCCAGCTTCTGAGGATCCACAGTGAGAAAGCGGGGCTGTGCCTTGATGCATCTGGAACAAACCGATTCCagactcatcatcatcatcatcatcttcatctgcGGTCCCGGTGTCTGCTCCTGTCTCTATACCGGTggtcctccctctctctgcctctgtgcCGATCAtctctcctgtctctgctgcccCAGTCCGCCTCTCGGTACCGGTCCCCTCCCTCCCGGTCTCTCCGGTCCCCTCTGTCCCAgtccctccctccgcctccgcGCTGCTGCTCCGGGCCGGCACCGAGGTTAATGGGCTTGCGGAAAGGCCTGTCCCTGCCCCCGAACCGCAGCTGCCCGGACTCCTTCTTCCCTCCCAGTCCGCCTCCGAGCCGCCTCGGCACCCACCCATTGAGCGTCCTCTCCTGTTCGAAGTCCACAAACACCTCGTGCTGGTCGACCAGCAGCTTGTTGGCGTCGCGGCGGGCTCGAACCACCGACCGCTCCTCCTTGTACTCCACGAAGGCGTAACATTTGGAGAAGCCGGTAACGATGTCCCGGACGAGCCGGAGCCGCTGGATGTCCCCGAACTTAGCGAACACTTGGTGCAGTTTCTCCTCGGTCGTCTGGGGGTTCAAACGCGATACGAAAAGCGTCAGCAGCGGGTCGCCCACGACGCCCTTGTTGGGCTTGTAGCGCGCGCCCATCGCGCGCCACACCGCCCGGTCGTGAGGCTCCACATCCGTCCCGTCGATGCTGCCCGCCTTCAGCGGGTCGTACACCTTCGCGATCCGGTTCCAGTCGACCATTTTCACCAGAAAGAGCGGGTCTGCTCTTTTAAAAATCGTCTGCAGTTACGCCATGTTTACCTACAGCGAGAGACCAACTGGTGTGTCGGGAAATGCATACCGTAATCAAACAAGGCCACCAGGTGTTAATGGTTCCTACCCCGAGTGTGTCCGAGCGCGCGATGCTTGcgctttttattttaatgtttaaattactttaaataaatatacaacATATTAAAATGGCTTTACAGTATCAATATATAAATGCTCAAGTGCTCTGTAAATTCTTACTCATAGGCTGATTTTTGGAAGACTAAAACAGTGAGTCTGTAAAGCTAGTTGATTAAATAGGTTCATTTTAATCACAACTGCTGGGAATTATTTCCATAAATGGATGTGTATTAACCGCTCATCATCATCTTTTTTAAAGCAAGATTCAATTCAATTCgatttttaattcagttttattgataTAGCGCTAAATACAACTGCTGTGTCTAGGTACTTTTACTTTGATAAACCCAAATAAAAGAACATAAGTTGGACAACTTCGAACTTGCAGAGTAGTGGTATCTAACATAAGTCCCGCAGGTCAAAACTGGACCATGAAGGATTCAGTTTAATTcaattttgttcatttcatcaTCTCAAGGCACTTTTATTGAGAATTATTTCACAGTGGCAGTTGCAGGATCTGATAGTAAAGTGGagtactactactactactactaataataataataataataataacaataatcatcatcatcagaataaAAAGCATCACTAACATCAAGCAGTCCAGTGAGGGTGGTTTTGTTGAGGGCAGCAGAAATTGTGTCTTGGGAATTTGAATACTTCAACCAAAAATTTCAGATCTGTCAGCAGATTTGCAAAACTTCAATTTTGTATGCAACAAAACTCAAAGAGGAAACTAAAGTGACACTAAACTGAACTACAATTTGTGTGACACTCATGTTTTAAAGTCAGAGAATCCAAGTGACAAATAAATTTATGTATTTGTCTTCATTTAACCTTTCCTGTCCTTATTTAAACATACTCAGAGCAGTGAGCTGTAATGATGCAGTGCCCAAAGAGCTGATCAGAGTCAGGTATCTTTCTCAGTGAGTCACAGTGTTAACTTGTCAAGTGATAGGATTTAAATCAGCAAACCTTTAATCACAAGCTTGTGCCTTGAACCTCACTGTGCCACACCCTGTAAAAATACGGAGTATGCCTGTAAACGTGATTTTTAGTTTTAGATGAGAAGAGGCCTGGTATTGTCACTAGGAAGTGTTATGTATATTCTGTATTCAGAGGAGAAATAACTGTGTCTCATTTGTCTTGTGCTCATTTTCTCATGACTGCTCAGCAAATCAACAGCTTTGGGATGTTTAACTTGTTGGTCATGGCATTTCTTGAGTTCTCTATTTAAAATAATATTCATAAAAGaatagcaataaaaaaaagtttcaaattattaaaaaataagtcAGATCAATAGCATCCTAAAGTACTTATCAGTT
Proteins encoded in this region:
- the snrnp35 gene encoding U11/U12 small nuclear ribonucleoprotein 35 kDa protein, translating into MVDWNRIAKVYDPLKAGSIDGTDVEPHDRAVWRAMGARYKPNKGVVGDPLLTLFVSRLNPQTTEEKLHQVFAKFGDIQRLRLVRDIVTGFSKCYAFVEYKEERSVVRARRDANKLLVDQHEVFVDFEQERTLNGWVPRRLGGGLGGKKESGQLRFGGRDRPFRKPINLGAGPEQQRGGGGRDWDRGDRRDREGGDRYREADWGSRDRRDDRHRGREREDHRYRDRSRHRDRR